In Corynebacterium afermentans subsp. afermentans, a genomic segment contains:
- a CDS encoding G5 domain-containing protein, with protein sequence MAESSRRFRKSTSRSIAASSAIALALGGISIVGPGPLAPHAAADTLRGGIREKSGAVEQDVQQESDLPAGSCVVDSGKPSGSQAGFSWNTLEPNAESPDKKAWGLSVSFDNSKDRTFTDWYFSNTGDLKDVLNTGQVPSMEADQTFLGKSVTHKADESIDITASGRRLRSLNVYADLTGEKVKQFASASAGNPVRYAWQSNYKQDNPYGSNATQGGSATFGATVNPWPSENIECNPISVSWESAEVAEKHVIVPGEETKVGHINVPELSNGETDDSLSRMVVEAYDGNGEFIGTTDPEASGGEQLLRVDEKTGDIFFTWPEYRGTDQATDKNVNFSVLAKPRSVNQLQAATEHNNDGNGEAFDSSNSLDRYSKANVIDSKAFSLDDTEYHDPKYDKTDASIISGVDSATGPLATEPQKVTFTQVSDLIKDLEKKKGDGGFEAKVSLDEKYVYDGWTVEMDEDYNVTVTAPEEPKPGTFARPVVTVEYSNGSTDELELLVVVDPNNTQVTDLVRPSLTKGTIGDDLTAQVGTKSIMKGHKPVHPAKFEVDPSTVPDGWTVTVDDTGKVTAKADDTVAPGTIITPKVKATYPDQTTDEIETQFQAVVDIKVPDYDTVTNKPGTNVSLPPTVPDVGLSGNKDDEAPTRYTFEGEKTELTIEDEAGTWTVKIDEETGEITTTIPRTAPEGHVLDVPVLAYYSEEKPQQVKGTVVVLKGDIAPVYSVESTGPSKPVDHQIQDAPKGSTYSFGKDENDEPITEMETVDGWKYTIDPDTGVVSSTPPADSKPGDKKTISVTVDTPDGSSPKVPVTTVVNLANNWEADPTYPEETVYPGGTATLPVTLEKPDNVNVAEENPYKLGDLPEGWTVSIDDNGVITATSPADAEPGSQVEIPVTVTYEDGSTDTAKAVVNVVDVPTRELPFDVEYKFDDTIPAGEYKVETEGAPGEEKQNKDGTWEQTTAPTNEVVVIGTKPAESAKDVTWTFPIPFPTEVRENSELAPGETKVVQEGEKGEKTYTAKFTAKGDKADVVEDENTKEPVKRIIEYGPRLGADELVTKTDKPIPFTTKVVFDDTLAEGEQVVDQQGELGNEVSTSTQKLVDGKPSGDPTVTTERTKEPTEQIIRVGTKTAGQTVNSVEAEIPFPTRIVYDPTLAPGEQKVTQEGKPGTKKVTVTQPVENSQPNSEATSTEEILEEPTEQIIAVGTKPDEATEQVEWTAPVPFNTEVKPNPELKPGEVKVVTEGVLGEKKFTADFSSKGSDATVTPKEEQTKDPVDALIEYGPTIADQTLISTKTREVAFETEIVFDETLPAGEQVVDQQGEKGEELITSTQEIKDGKPSGEPTISTEETKAPKKAIIRVGTKQVDPDEPAPAPSPSVEPLTIPVAYPVKYEFDPNLPAGEEVVDQEGTPGSKTLRPKLEMVDGKPVWTIEEVETQKPVQRVVRVGTKQAETNPFTWTSEVPFNTTVKPNPELAPGESRVVQVGENGSTKYSADPATGEVTKLEEKKPVERIVEYGPKDDVAVTKVTRPVPFETEVIYDPDLPEGAQRIEQGEVGEEVVTTTQNFKDGQLVGEPTTNTERTREPKNAVVRIGTKKTPKNASVTELEVPPTTQLIFDPSLEPGEQVVVREGTPGTVRVTTVDDETTVENTLDAIPRLVRVGAKQPDQLNWLEPLPFKVIATENPDLPAGEHKVIQEGKPGLVQHVGDTATTVTEPQDYILEIGTAKDVQEKREVITEPIPFETIVEEDDTLAAGVVKVVTQGENGAKRTTKVWEMKEGKELGDPTVTDETLREPTNLVIRVGTGKPVEEKPEDPKPEQPKPDTPVEDEKGSSAERCVANAFAANSPLLWLLPVGLLGAIGYGVNEMYGPQINQASGALNARWEAFVRENTPDFGHGHRGIEKPEWVRQAEAQANALNQQFNQRFAGYGEQLRPVGIALGALAAVALTGTLIAQACSEEGFDNGMTVLGSTERKLDFGASSEKADGAKAGSSSREAGSSKKNALTTAAKPTGEK encoded by the coding sequence GCTAGTGGTCGCAGACTGCGAAGCTTGAATGTCTACGCAGACCTGACCGGTGAGAAAGTCAAGCAGTTCGCTTCGGCCTCTGCCGGTAACCCTGTGCGTTACGCCTGGCAAAGCAATTACAAGCAGGACAATCCTTATGGCTCGAATGCCACCCAGGGGGGCAGCGCTACTTTTGGCGCTACTGTGAACCCGTGGCCGAGCGAGAACATCGAATGTAACCCGATCTCGGTGTCGTGGGAGTCTGCCGAGGTAGCCGAGAAGCATGTGATCGTCCCTGGTGAGGAAACGAAGGTCGGTCACATCAACGTCCCTGAGCTGTCTAACGGCGAGACGGACGACTCGCTGTCCCGCATGGTCGTGGAAGCCTATGACGGCAACGGCGAGTTCATCGGCACCACAGACCCAGAAGCCTCCGGCGGTGAGCAGCTCCTGCGCGTCGACGAAAAGACCGGCGACATCTTCTTCACCTGGCCTGAGTACCGCGGTACCGACCAGGCGACCGACAAGAACGTGAACTTCTCCGTTCTGGCGAAGCCGCGTAGCGTTAACCAGCTCCAAGCTGCCACTGAGCACAACAACGACGGCAATGGCGAGGCCTTCGACAGCTCCAACTCGCTGGATCGCTACAGCAAGGCGAACGTGATCGACTCGAAGGCGTTCTCACTGGACGACACCGAGTATCACGACCCGAAGTACGACAAGACGGACGCTTCGATTATTTCGGGCGTCGATAGCGCGACGGGCCCGCTCGCTACCGAGCCGCAGAAAGTGACTTTCACCCAGGTTTCGGACCTGATTAAGGACCTGGAGAAGAAGAAGGGCGACGGCGGCTTCGAAGCCAAGGTTTCCCTCGACGAGAAGTACGTCTATGACGGTTGGACCGTCGAGATGGACGAGGACTACAACGTCACTGTCACCGCCCCGGAGGAACCGAAGCCGGGCACCTTCGCCCGACCGGTGGTCACCGTCGAGTACTCGAACGGCTCGACCGATGAGCTCGAGCTGCTCGTGGTTGTTGACCCGAACAACACCCAGGTCACCGACCTTGTTCGCCCGAGTCTGACCAAGGGCACCATTGGCGACGACCTCACCGCCCAGGTGGGCACCAAGTCCATCATGAAGGGGCACAAGCCGGTCCACCCGGCAAAATTCGAGGTTGACCCGTCCACCGTCCCCGATGGCTGGACCGTCACCGTCGATGATACCGGTAAGGTCACCGCGAAGGCGGACGACACCGTCGCGCCGGGCACGATCATCACGCCGAAGGTCAAGGCAACCTACCCTGACCAGACCACAGATGAGATCGAGACCCAGTTCCAGGCCGTCGTGGACATCAAGGTTCCGGACTACGACACGGTGACTAACAAGCCCGGCACCAACGTGAGCCTGCCGCCGACTGTTCCGGATGTTGGTCTGAGCGGTAATAAGGATGACGAGGCTCCGACTCGATACACCTTCGAGGGCGAAAAAACTGAGCTCACGATCGAGGACGAGGCCGGGACGTGGACCGTCAAGATCGATGAGGAAACCGGCGAGATCACTACCACGATCCCGAGGACCGCTCCCGAGGGACACGTCTTGGATGTCCCGGTTCTCGCTTACTACAGCGAGGAGAAACCACAGCAGGTCAAGGGCACTGTCGTCGTGCTCAAGGGCGATATCGCACCGGTCTACTCCGTTGAGTCCACCGGCCCGAGCAAACCTGTGGACCACCAGATCCAGGACGCGCCGAAGGGTTCGACATACTCCTTTGGCAAGGATGAAAACGACGAGCCGATCACCGAGATGGAAACTGTCGACGGCTGGAAGTACACGATCGACCCGGACACCGGTGTCGTTTCTTCCACGCCGCCGGCCGACTCCAAGCCGGGCGACAAGAAGACCATTAGCGTCACCGTGGACACGCCGGACGGCTCCTCCCCGAAGGTTCCTGTGACCACCGTGGTGAACCTGGCCAACAATTGGGAAGCCGATCCGACCTATCCTGAGGAAACGGTTTACCCGGGTGGTACGGCAACGCTGCCGGTGACTCTGGAGAAGCCGGACAACGTCAACGTTGCGGAGGAAAACCCTTACAAGTTGGGTGATCTCCCCGAGGGTTGGACCGTCAGTATCGACGACAACGGCGTAATTACCGCAACTTCACCGGCAGACGCAGAGCCGGGCAGCCAGGTCGAGATCCCCGTCACCGTGACCTACGAAGACGGTTCTACGGACACCGCCAAGGCTGTGGTGAACGTCGTCGACGTTCCGACACGCGAGCTTCCGTTCGACGTCGAGTACAAGTTCGACGACACCATCCCAGCCGGCGAGTACAAGGTTGAGACCGAGGGCGCGCCGGGCGAGGAGAAGCAGAACAAGGACGGCACCTGGGAGCAGACCACAGCCCCGACCAACGAGGTCGTCGTCATTGGCACCAAGCCTGCCGAGAGCGCTAAGGATGTGACCTGGACGTTCCCGATCCCGTTCCCGACTGAGGTCCGCGAGAACTCGGAGCTGGCACCTGGCGAGACCAAGGTTGTCCAGGAGGGCGAGAAGGGCGAGAAGACCTACACCGCCAAGTTCACCGCTAAGGGCGACAAGGCTGACGTTGTTGAAGATGAGAACACCAAGGAACCGGTCAAGCGCATCATCGAGTACGGCCCGCGTCTCGGTGCTGACGAGCTGGTGACCAAGACCGACAAGCCGATCCCGTTCACCACCAAGGTCGTCTTCGATGACACCCTCGCAGAGGGCGAGCAGGTCGTCGATCAGCAAGGCGAGCTCGGCAATGAGGTCTCCACTTCCACGCAGAAGCTTGTCGACGGCAAGCCCTCCGGTGACCCGACCGTCACCACGGAGCGCACCAAGGAGCCGACTGAGCAGATCATCCGCGTGGGCACCAAGACCGCCGGCCAGACCGTGAACTCTGTTGAGGCCGAGATCCCGTTCCCGACCCGTATCGTCTACGACCCGACCCTGGCGCCGGGCGAGCAGAAGGTCACCCAGGAAGGCAAGCCGGGCACGAAGAAGGTCACCGTCACGCAGCCGGTTGAGAACAGCCAGCCGAACAGCGAGGCGACCTCCACCGAGGAGATCCTGGAAGAGCCGACTGAGCAGATCATCGCTGTCGGCACGAAGCCGGATGAGGCTACCGAGCAGGTCGAGTGGACCGCACCGGTGCCGTTCAACACCGAGGTCAAGCCGAACCCTGAGCTGAAGCCGGGCGAGGTCAAGGTTGTCACCGAGGGCGTGCTGGGTGAGAAGAAGTTCACCGCTGACTTCTCTTCCAAGGGCAGCGACGCAACGGTGACCCCGAAGGAAGAGCAGACCAAGGATCCGGTGGACGCGCTCATTGAGTACGGCCCGACCATCGCTGACCAGACGCTGATCTCCACCAAGACCCGCGAGGTCGCCTTCGAGACCGAGATCGTCTTCGACGAGACGCTGCCGGCAGGCGAGCAGGTCGTCGACCAGCAGGGCGAAAAGGGCGAAGAGCTGATCACCTCGACGCAGGAGATTAAGGACGGCAAGCCTTCCGGCGAGCCGACCATCTCCACCGAGGAGACCAAGGCTCCGAAGAAGGCCATCATCCGCGTCGGTACGAAGCAGGTGGATCCGGATGAGCCGGCCCCGGCGCCGTCGCCAAGCGTTGAGCCCCTCACCATCCCGGTCGCGTACCCGGTGAAGTACGAGTTCGACCCGAACCTGCCTGCGGGCGAAGAGGTCGTCGATCAGGAGGGCACCCCGGGCTCCAAGACGCTCCGCCCGAAGCTGGAGATGGTCGACGGCAAGCCGGTGTGGACGATCGAAGAGGTTGAAACCCAAAAGCCGGTCCAGCGCGTTGTTCGCGTGGGCACCAAGCAGGCGGAAACCAACCCGTTCACCTGGACCTCCGAGGTTCCGTTCAACACGACCGTTAAGCCCAACCCCGAGCTCGCACCCGGCGAGAGTCGCGTTGTGCAGGTTGGCGAGAACGGCTCCACGAAGTACTCCGCAGACCCGGCAACCGGCGAGGTGACCAAGCTCGAGGAGAAGAAACCGGTCGAGCGCATCGTCGAATACGGCCCGAAGGACGATGTCGCCGTGACCAAGGTGACGCGTCCGGTGCCGTTCGAGACCGAGGTGATTTACGACCCCGATCTGCCGGAGGGCGCGCAGCGCATCGAGCAGGGTGAAGTCGGTGAAGAAGTTGTCACCACCACCCAGAACTTTAAGGACGGCCAGCTGGTTGGTGAGCCGACCACGAACACCGAGCGGACCCGCGAGCCGAAGAACGCCGTCGTCCGCATCGGCACCAAGAAGACGCCGAAGAACGCGTCCGTGACCGAGCTGGAGGTTCCGCCGACCACGCAGCTGATCTTCGACCCGTCGCTCGAGCCGGGCGAGCAGGTTGTTGTCCGCGAGGGCACGCCGGGCACCGTCCGTGTGACCACCGTCGATGATGAGACCACCGTGGAAAACACCCTGGACGCCATCCCGCGCCTCGTCCGCGTTGGTGCGAAGCAGCCGGACCAGCTGAACTGGCTCGAGCCGCTGCCGTTCAAGGTGATTGCGACGGAGAACCCGGACCTGCCGGCCGGCGAGCACAAGGTGATCCAGGAAGGTAAGCCGGGCCTGGTGCAGCACGTGGGCGACACCGCCACCACTGTCACCGAGCCGCAGGATTACATCCTGGAGATCGGCACCGCGAAGGATGTGCAGGAAAAACGCGAGGTCATCACCGAGCCGATCCCGTTCGAGACCATCGTCGAAGAGGACGACACCCTGGCCGCTGGCGTGGTCAAGGTGGTCACCCAGGGCGAGAATGGTGCCAAGCGCACCACCAAGGTCTGGGAGATGAAGGAAGGCAAGGAACTCGGCGACCCGACGGTGACCGACGAGACGCTGCGCGAGCCGACCAACCTGGTCATCCGCGTGGGCACCGGCAAACCGGTCGAGGAAAAGCCGGAGGATCCGAAGCCGGAGCAGCCGAAGCCGGATACTCCGGTGGAGGACGAGAAGGGCTCGTCCGCGGAGCGTTGCGTCGCCAACGCGTTCGCCGCGAACAGCCCGCTGCTGTGGCTGCTGCCGGTCGGTCTTCTCGGCGCAATCGGCTACGGCGTCAACGAGATGTACGGCCCGCAGATCAACCAGGCATCCGGCGCGTTGAACGCCCGCTGGGAGGCATTCGTCCGCGAGAACACCCCGGACTTCGGCCACGGCCACCGTGGCATTGAGAAGCCGGAGTGGGTCCGCCAGGCGGAGGCTCAGGCCAACGCGCTGAACCAGCAGTTCAATCAGCGCTTCGCCGGCTACGGCGAGCAGCTTCGCCCGGTGGGTATCGCCCTCGGCGCCCTTGCTGCAGTCGCGCTGACGGGCACGCTGATCGCGCAGGCTTGTAGCGAGGAGGGCTTCGACAACGGGATGACCGTGCTCGGATCCACTGAGCGCAAGTTGGACTTCGGCGCGTCGTCAGAGAAGGCGGACGGCGCGAAGGCTGGCTCATCCTCCCGTGAGGCTGGTTCTTCTAAGAAGAACGCGCTGACCACCGCAGCGAAACCGACA